One Spinacia oleracea cultivar Varoflay chromosome 4, BTI_SOV_V1, whole genome shotgun sequence DNA segment encodes these proteins:
- the LOC110789628 gene encoding uncharacterized protein, translated as MGAANIVVYIVVGFLGLIAAALGFVAEATKVKAADISISRFDGCEYPSSPASILGYVAALLLLIVLITISAVTRCACCQRNNSNTRSSSAGAIFFFIISCIASIIGIGILIAAANLSTRQESLSSLGLCYYVKPGVFAAGGGLALVASILGLCSYGASTRNRGQQAPAAVPSQGGIAMANPQFDIAPSYSNPKQQGQYAV; from the exons ATGGGAGCGGCTAATATTGTGGTGTACATAGTCGTGGGTTTCCTTGGTTTGATTGCTGCTGCTCTTGGCTTTGTTGCTGAGGCCACTAAGGTTAAG GCGGCCGACATTAGTATATCGAGATTTGATGGTTGCGAATACCCCAGCAGTCCTGCTAGCATACTTGGATATGTTGCAGCACTACTCTTACTTATCGTACTAATTACAATTAGTGCGGTAACTCGTTGCGCTTGCTGCCAGAGAAATAATTCTAACACTCGGTCGTCGTCTGCTGGAGCAATCTTCTTTTTCATAATATCCTG CATTGCTTCAATTATCGGAATCGGTATCCTAATAGCTGCTGCTAATCTCAGCACACGTCAAGAGTCTCTCAGTTCATTAGGACTTTGCTACTATGTAAAACCAGGCGTATTTGCCGCCGGTGGCGGTTTGGCACTTGTGGCGAGTATCCTCGGTCTATGCTCCTATGGTGCTTCGACAAGGAACCGTGGCCAACAAGCACCGGCAGCGGTTCCTTCTCAAGGTGGTATTGCCATGGCAAACCCTCAGTTTGATATTGCCCCTTCATACTCGAACCCCAAGCAGCAAGGGCAATATGctgtttga